The genomic stretch ACTGGCATAACTCTATATAATTCGGTCCTTAGAAGGGGGAGTTTTTAACTATGATACCAAACATGAAGAAACTTTTTTCCGAAAGCCTTACTGGAAAAAGGTTAATCATGTCCATCGTTAGTATGATATTACTAGTTGGGGTGGTTAGCGTTGCTGCTTATGAGCTAACAAAAACATCTGTTACACTAGTAGTAAATGGGGAAGAAACAAACCTCAAAACTCATGCCAAGACTGTAGATGAACTAATGTTGGAGAATGATATATTAGTAGGTGAGCACGACTTTGTTGAACCGTCACTAGATAGCTTGTTATCAAATGATGTTAATGTTGTGTGGATTCCTGCGAAGTTAGTCTATTTAACAAATAATGGTGAAAAGCTACCAGTATGGACCACATCTAGTACGCTAGAAGATTTAGTTAAGGAATTAAATTTAGAAGTTGGTGACTATGATAAGATAGTGCCAAGTCTAGAAACAGCTCTTGTTGAAGATATGAATATTACTTATGAGTCCGCCTTCACAGTTACTATACATAGTGACGGTGAGGAGAAAGAAGTGTGGACTACTTCGACAACTGTCGCTGACTTTTTAAAAGCAGAAGACATTATTCTAGGAGAGCTTGATAGAGTAGAGCCATCGCAAGCTGAAATTGTAAAAGCTAATACCGAAATCAATATCATTAGAGTACAAAAGGTCACCGATGTTGTGGAAGAAACAATTGACTTTGCAACGGTAACTAGAAATGACAATTCTCTTACAAGAGGAACTGAAAAAGAAGTTCAAAAAGGTCAAAAAGGAAAAGTTGCAAAACATTTTGAAGTAATTCTTGAAAATGGAAAAGAAGTATCTAGAGAGTTAGTAAAAACAGAAACTGTTCAACAAAGTACTGATCGAGTAGTGGCTGTTGGAACAAAGCAACCAGCTCCTGTTCAACAAGTGTCCCGTGGTGGGACGCCTGGTGATTGGGTGACGTTTTCTTCGACCGCTTATACTGCTTATTGTAATGGATGTTCAGGCATCACAGCTACTGGATTAAACTTACGTACAAATCCAGATAAAAAGGTTGTTGCCGTCGATCCTAATGTAATACCTTTAGGTTCTATTATTGAAATTCGATACAATGGTAGAATACTAGGCCAATATCGAGCAGCTGATACTGGCTCTGCTATTCAAGGTCGAAAAATTGATATCTTTATGGCTGAACGCAGTG from Anaerobacillus alkaliphilus encodes the following:
- a CDS encoding G5 and 3D domain-containing protein, which translates into the protein MIPNMKKLFSESLTGKRLIMSIVSMILLVGVVSVAAYELTKTSVTLVVNGEETNLKTHAKTVDELMLENDILVGEHDFVEPSLDSLLSNDVNVVWIPAKLVYLTNNGEKLPVWTTSSTLEDLVKELNLEVGDYDKIVPSLETALVEDMNITYESAFTVTIHSDGEEKEVWTTSTTVADFLKAEDIILGELDRVEPSQAEIVKANTEINIIRVQKVTDVVEETIDFATVTRNDNSLTRGTEKEVQKGQKGKVAKHFEVILENGKEVSRELVKTETVQQSTDRVVAVGTKQPAPVQQVSRGGTPGDWVTFSSTAYTAYCNGCSGITATGLNLRTNPDKKVVAVDPNVIPLGSIIEIRYNGRILGQYRAADTGSAIQGRKIDIFMAERSDALRWGRKNVQVRIVK